The proteins below come from a single Necator americanus strain Aroian chromosome V, whole genome shotgun sequence genomic window:
- a CDS encoding hypothetical protein (NECATOR_CHRV.G18356.T4), whose translation MFEHDTPGEDADSRVSAVTPACLLVKEQFIDIWYRFMATYSDRCQFSFSFITSITHDQPNNLQLIDEVLSDRLRRLEESGAFNNTLLIIMGDHGNRVSAISRTFAGKIEERQPQLSIRPPPDFANAYPEAMRNLYDNTQSFISNFDLHETLLDITDDRFGTKRPVKRGISLFQPIPKNRSCVDNNVVQNFCLCMIPEPAKEKSSLNYVAMKMSLSKYMSKFSCLKTNSIECEMEADIRVPNVMVRKRMRNKIEVPEGEKLKRRSEFEYIYQNCTLQSAAGNILDVTVQYRFDRESHYDIVYPPMITARSGSCRDRRNAFAYCRCLEKKPGRQFYHPKKNTYISVLNYKIITVTYSLCKYMFM comes from the exons ATGTTTGAGCACGACACacccggcgaagatgcggatagccgcGTTTCCGCCGTAACACCTGCCTGCCTTTTAGTCAAA GAACAGTTCATCGATATTTGGTATCGCTTTATGGCAACCTATTCGGATAGGTGCCAATTCAGTTTCAGTTTTATAACGAG CATTACACACGATCAACCGAACAATCTTCAATTGATCGATGAGGTGCTCAGTGATCGACTACGACGCCTTGAG GAATCTGGTGCATTTAACAACACTCTTCTTATTATAATGGGAGATCACGGTAATAGGGTATCCGCCATAAGTAGGACATTTGCAGGAAAGATTG AGGAGAGACAACCGCAATTGTCAATCCGTCCACCTCCCGATTTCGCTAATGCATATCCTGAAGCGATGCGGAACCTTTACGACAACACACAAAGTTTTATTTC CAATTTTGACTTGCATGAAACATTGCTGGACATAACTGATGATCGCTTCGGCACGAAGCGACCTGTCAAACGAG GAATCAGTCTGTTCCAACCGATCCCAAAAAATAGGTCCTGTGTCGATAACAATGTGGTTCAAAATTTTTGCCTTTGCATGATACCGGAGCCTGCAAAAGAGA AATCGTCACTGAACTATGTCGCGATGAAGATGTCATTATCAAAATACATGTCAAAATTTAGCTGTCTCAAAACTAATTCTATTGAATGTGAAATGGAG GCAGATATCCGTGTTCCAAATGTAATGGTaaggaaaagaatgagaaataaaattgaagtcCCAGAAGGGGAGAAGTTAAAAAGACGATCggaa TTTGAATATATCTACCAGAACTGTACTTTACAAAGTGCTGCTGGGAACATTCTGGACGTCACTGTACAGTACCGATTCGACCGCGAATCACATTACGATATCGTCTATCCGCCAATGATCACTGCACGCAGTGGATCGTGCCGTGATCGCAGGAACGCATTCGCATACTGCAGATGTCTGGAGAAAAAACCTGGAAG GCAATTTTAtcatccaaagaaaaatacttacATTTCGGTATTGaattacaaaataataacCGTTACTTATTCGCTCTGTAAGTACATGTTTATGTAG
- a CDS encoding hypothetical protein (NECATOR_CHRV.G18356.T2), with translation MFEHDTPGEDADSRVSAVTPACLLVKEQFIDIWYRFMATYSDRCQFSFSFITSITHDQPNNLQLIDEVLSDRLRRLEESGAFNNTLLIIMGDHGNRVSAISRTFAGKIEERQPQLSIRPPPDFANAYPEAMRNLYDNTQSFISNFDLHETLLDITDDRFGTKRPVKRGISLFQPIPKNRSCVDNNVVQNFCLCMIPEPAKEKSSLNYVAMKMSLSKYMSKFSCLKTNSIECEMEADIRVPNVMVRKRMRNKIEVPEGEKLKRRSEFEYIYQNCTLQSAAGNILDVTVQYRFDRESHYDIVYPPMITARSGSCRDRRNAFAYCRCLEKKPGRC, from the exons ATGTTTGAGCACGACACacccggcgaagatgcggatagccgcGTTTCCGCCGTAACACCTGCCTGCCTTTTAGTCAAA GAACAGTTCATCGATATTTGGTATCGCTTTATGGCAACCTATTCGGATAGGTGCCAATTCAGTTTCAGTTTTATAACGAG CATTACACACGATCAACCGAACAATCTTCAATTGATCGATGAGGTGCTCAGTGATCGACTACGACGCCTTGAG GAATCTGGTGCATTTAACAACACTCTTCTTATTATAATGGGAGATCACGGTAATAGGGTATCCGCCATAAGTAGGACATTTGCAGGAAAGATTG AGGAGAGACAACCGCAATTGTCAATCCGTCCACCTCCCGATTTCGCTAATGCATATCCTGAAGCGATGCGGAACCTTTACGACAACACACAAAGTTTTATTTC CAATTTTGACTTGCATGAAACATTGCTGGACATAACTGATGATCGCTTCGGCACGAAGCGACCTGTCAAACGAG GAATCAGTCTGTTCCAACCGATCCCAAAAAATAGGTCCTGTGTCGATAACAATGTGGTTCAAAATTTTTGCCTTTGCATGATACCGGAGCCTGCAAAAGAGA AATCGTCACTGAACTATGTCGCGATGAAGATGTCATTATCAAAATACATGTCAAAATTTAGCTGTCTCAAAACTAATTCTATTGAATGTGAAATGGAG GCAGATATCCGTGTTCCAAATGTAATGGTaaggaaaagaatgagaaataaaattgaagtcCCAGAAGGGGAGAAGTTAAAAAGACGATCggaa TTTGAATATATCTACCAGAACTGTACTTTACAAAGTGCTGCTGGGAACATTCTGGACGTCACTGTACAGTACCGATTCGACCGCGAATCACATTACGATATCGTCTATCCGCCAATGATCACTGCACGCAGTGGATCGTGCCGTGATCGCAGGAACGCATTCGCATACTGCAGATGTCTGGAGAAAAAACCTGGAAGGTGCTGA
- a CDS encoding hypothetical protein (NECATOR_CHRV.G18357.T1), protein MRFAVRVATIVVATFFTSCCIIQRFIAVSEPMIVAVQQINRTNGCTENQALSFIGINKSAYALYAIYDERNGNMGSRRVRVLVLGQKVGDYRCRFPQGTIVNAEKLYEMSENHAMPFGVYFVNCGPPANETVENTVEISQRNSHWIRIPVVYRIPDETTIKDYKYQLTICLPFIFGNRYSGKSLVEFMELNRILGVDHVTAYLNESEVNTNLSQVIKFYENIGVLEVVHLNIPVAPSKIWYHGQLVAVTDCLYRQMMVSRFVAFHDLDEFLIPQKSELLPRTAPLLALLNTLMIKNVASVRVPTQYMYLRKNGELITLENTLRRSNTDKSLTKCVVRPEMIFEQGIHHTSRVIQDRYKAVDGDENTLRLYHFKTREGSQTDQRIVKDYGDRLLQRYREVVAQIGL, encoded by the exons ATGCGATTCGCCGTTCGCGTCGCGACCATCGTTGTCGCCACATTTTTCACCAGTTGTTGTATTATACAACGATTTATTGCTGTTAGTGAGCCAat GATCGTCGCAGTGCAACAAATCAACCGGACGAATGGCTGCACAGAGAACCAAGCTCTCTCATTCATCGGAATCAACAAATCTGCCTACGCGCTTTACGCCATATACGACGAACGCAATGGAAACATGGGATCGCGCCGCGTGCGTGTGTTAGTGCTCGGCCAGAAGGTGGGCGACTATAGGTGCCGATTTCCACAAGGGACCATTGTGAACGCGGAGAAATTATACGAGATGTCCGAGAATCATGCGATGCCATTTGGTGTTTATTTTGTGAATTGTGGACCACCGGCGAATGAGACTGTTGAAAACACAGTAGAG ATTTCTCAACGTAATTCTCATTGGATCAGAATCCCAGTAGTGTATCGTATTCCTGACGAAACGACGATCAAAGACTATAAATATCAGCTCACCATTTGTCTACCATTTATTTTTGGTAATCGGTACTCAGGGAAATCGCTTGTTGAG TTCATGGAACTAAATCGAATCCTGGGTGTCGATCATGTCACTGCTTATCTTAACGAATCCGAAGTCAACACTAACTTGTCACAAGTGATAAAGTTCTACGAAAATATAGG TGTTTTAGAAGTTGTTCATCTGAACATACCTGTTGCTCCTAGTAAAATATGGTATCATGGACAGCTAGTGGCCGTGACAG ATTGTTTGTACCGCCAAATGATGGTGTCCCGATTCGTCGCATTCCACGATCTGGACGAGTTTCTCATTCCCCAGAAGTCCGAACTATTACCGCGCACTGCGCCATTGTTGGCTTTGCTCAACACGTTAATGATCAAAAATGTTGCTTCAGTTCGCGTACCTACTCAGTACATGTATTTGAG AAAAAACGGTGAACTCATCACGTTGGAGAACACCTTACGGCGGAGTAACACGGATAAATCTTTAACTAAATGTGTTGTACGACCAGAAATGATATTCGAACAG GGTATCCACCATACTAGTCGAGTAATACAGGACCGTTACAAAGCTGTCGATGGCGATGAGAACACCCTGCGTCTTTATCACTTCAAAACACGTGAAGGTAGTCAAACAGACCAGCGAATAGTgaaagattatggagatcgaTTGCTGCAGAGATACAGAGAAGTCGTTGCTCAGATTGGACTATAA